Proteins encoded together in one Pontiella desulfatans window:
- a CDS encoding PulJ/GspJ family protein → MGKRTPKAGLTFLELLLAVAVSGLILTAAAQLMFTFAHFWQQSEKEPRFIHHVDGVVSFIQYCLDQSENLSGDSISPFSWGPPPGETAPAIHFRLESATPFFVTGILPSPQVDGWLVFDGDKGLSMLWHVPRKLTKGKLELHQSPVSPWVEDFELGYFDAEKNVWEYESYAEEGEGEKRAEPQALRILFNQNGRRQVRHIRMRRHDRHVLVY, encoded by the coding sequence ATGGGAAAGCGGACTCCAAAGGCCGGTTTGACGTTCCTGGAGCTCTTGCTGGCGGTTGCCGTTTCCGGGCTGATCCTGACGGCCGCCGCGCAGCTCATGTTCACGTTTGCCCACTTTTGGCAACAGTCCGAAAAGGAACCGCGGTTCATCCACCACGTCGATGGCGTTGTTTCGTTCATCCAATATTGCCTCGACCAGTCCGAAAACCTATCCGGCGACAGCATCAGTCCATTCAGTTGGGGGCCGCCACCGGGAGAAACCGCGCCCGCCATCCATTTCCGCCTGGAGAGCGCCACCCCCTTTTTCGTGACCGGGATCCTCCCGTCGCCACAGGTCGATGGCTGGCTTGTTTTCGATGGCGACAAGGGGCTTTCCATGCTCTGGCATGTTCCCCGCAAGCTGACCAAGGGCAAGCTGGAACTGCATCAGTCGCCGGTGTCGCCCTGGGTGGAGGATTTTGAACTGGGCTATTTCGATGCGGAGAAAAACGTGTGGGAATACGAATCCTACGCCGAGGAAGGCGAAGGCGAAAAACGCGCCGAGCCACAGGCGCTTCGCATCCTATTCAACCAAAACGGACGTAGGCAGGTGCGGCATATCCGTATGCGCCGCCATGATCGCCATGTGCTTGTATATTGA
- a CDS encoding pilus assembly FimT family protein has product MHRSHKTGFTVVEVFLVITLLAIVAALMVVPVQRLVEAMHVRPLGEVLLSTVRKAHMEARQRNETVFMSYYGESNVLELSTSDGTFLGQVVLAPQADGDGQEALLEFYRLVPEDPEADANAYEPEEEPVDSIAFHPSGASTPFSVGLLDSKDSVRLVMDPFSSEPVLREDEGGES; this is encoded by the coding sequence ATGCATCGGTCTCATAAAACGGGTTTTACGGTCGTCGAGGTGTTTCTTGTGATCACCTTGCTGGCCATTGTTGCCGCCCTGATGGTGGTGCCGGTGCAGCGGCTGGTGGAGGCCATGCACGTACGGCCCTTGGGCGAAGTGTTGCTTTCGACCGTGCGCAAGGCCCACATGGAAGCGCGGCAGCGCAACGAAACGGTGTTCATGAGCTATTATGGGGAAAGCAATGTCTTGGAGCTGAGCACCAGCGATGGCACGTTCCTCGGGCAGGTGGTATTGGCGCCGCAAGCGGATGGGGATGGGCAGGAAGCCCTGTTGGAATTCTACCGGCTGGTTCCCGAAGACCCGGAAGCCGACGCCAACGCCTATGAACCCGAAGAGGAGCCGGTCGATTCAATCGCATTCCACCCGAGCGGGGCCTCGACCCCCTTTTCCGTTGGCTTGCTCGATAGCAAGGATTCGGTGCGCCTGGTCATGGATCCGTTTTCCAGCGAGCCGGTCCTGCGCGAAGACGAAGGCGGTGAATCATGA
- a CDS encoding prepilin-type N-terminal cleavage/methylation domain-containing protein: MRRAGFTLPETVVAMSLFAAAAAALCQAAINARHGLLRLERKDAAHLRIEWLRDDILSITDRATLEEGGEMVFPQHIRKNPKEDEEGDGDAKDDVRAQWEVEIFPTPLLDVHQLVITLSVEQGEEMKEPQVASYYVYRPGWYEEEDGRGSLMTDKQDAWDREQMGKGL; encoded by the coding sequence ATGAGGCGCGCCGGATTCACCCTGCCCGAAACCGTGGTGGCCATGAGTTTGTTCGCCGCCGCGGCCGCTGCGCTCTGCCAGGCGGCCATCAACGCGCGCCATGGCTTGTTGCGGCTGGAGCGCAAGGATGCCGCCCACCTGCGGATCGAATGGTTGCGCGACGATATTCTTTCCATCACCGACCGGGCAACGCTGGAAGAGGGCGGCGAAATGGTGTTCCCCCAGCACATTCGGAAAAACCCGAAGGAAGACGAGGAGGGGGACGGGGACGCGAAGGACGATGTCCGCGCGCAATGGGAAGTCGAGATCTTCCCGACGCCGTTGTTGGACGTGCACCAGCTGGTGATTACGCTCAGCGTGGAGCAGGGCGAGGAAATGAAGGAACCGCAGGTGGCTTCCTACTATGTCTACCGCCCCGGTTGGTATGAGGAAGAGGACGGGCGCGGCAGCCTCATGACCGACAAGCAGGATGCCTGGGACCGCGAGCAAATGGGCAAGGGGCTTTGA
- the gspG gene encoding type II secretion system major pseudopilin GspG: MTEQERLEKRKAQAGFTLLEILIAIALLAAIAGLLVTNLDRILGGGREQVARLFVEETLETPLTAYRVNMGRYPSTEEGLEALVKKPSDEAVNWRGPYVKKLNPDPWGTPYQYAYPGERNASGFDLWSLGPDGIESEDDIGNWVAGSGEEL; this comes from the coding sequence ATGACGGAACAGGAAAGACTTGAAAAACGAAAGGCCCAGGCGGGCTTCACCCTGCTCGAAATCCTCATTGCCATTGCGCTATTGGCGGCGATCGCCGGCCTGCTGGTAACCAACCTCGACCGTATTCTTGGCGGCGGCCGCGAACAGGTGGCCCGTTTGTTTGTTGAGGAAACCCTCGAAACCCCGCTCACGGCCTACCGCGTGAACATGGGGCGCTACCCTTCCACCGAGGAAGGGCTTGAAGCGCTAGTGAAAAAACCGTCCGACGAAGCCGTTAACTGGCGCGGACCCTATGTGAAGAAGCTCAATCCCGATCCGTGGGGCACGCCCTATCAATACGCCTATCCGGGGGAGCGCAATGCATCGGGCTTCGACCTCTGGTCGCTTGGGCCGGATGGCATCGAGAGCGAAGACGACATCGGCAACTGGGTGGCCGGTTCCGGTGAAGAACTCTGA
- a CDS encoding secretin N-terminal domain-containing protein, protein MKIKHTLLLPALLLAAFAAQAQTNGTATVPPRIVSEPVGALDPAEQVGPIVLRKMAMNQVFDLLQTYSGRIVIPAAGLPSVTFTFQSSGTLRRDEAILALETLLNLNGVMLVQQENGFVQAIPHTQALRRGPAMLDPDTPVGDAEQQVYGRVFELKHLDSRTMYYQVRNLLSTGGLATALDLEWRNSLLIFDTDHNLDSIGKVIDMLDQPPGHRAEVFVVPIKNGRVHNVFYALVHAQRYRANAALFRARFHIDTSANHLVVVSPPESKAYIEELVEALDREIAPLTTSQVFTIKKGNIRTIYSILVSMIRHQQIHFSKRGFQSSETYRLTQQLQTTPPPAEEGAEPPTSTPSVDQVVADLAETGADAELQFSPYTGVWLDHQNNALVVYGTPADMKSAGELIEKLDTETTPYTGSEIIRLKHAHAPGIGKLLNHMVQVQRSLFARQGLASGEAREGQGTESAEDAFEFSPYMYIWTERANNAVVVYGTKDDIARIKSLIAKLDIEQVPVTQSKTVEVKNTQATTVASLIARIIYLQRYAYLREGIYAGETRENTAAAEGGNMEVGFEFTPYAMVTADRTGNSLFIYGTARDIQRVEELLVDLDRETAPITKSKVYYLKHADAYSLSRIVGQVIDSQRRIFQKRGLRSGEEEEGLEPEITMGFEFSDFATVVADRRSNSLLLYGTDSDIVRVDAIIAETDIPVDPITSSRVFALKHAEANSLSRVLQIIVSSQRAAIRAVESASDKVKNPDESVGAVEGDPAVQFSQFLSIVADARNNALIVYGTHADVEHVAALIEQTDVEVAPMTRSEVFFLENAQARTLSAILTRMIRSQQTAMRRVQSSFHAVQYRSGNEEEEPLNAMMFDPNQPMQFSPYVSVVANDRNNSLLVYGTDSDIGQLGEIIAQNDIAVAPRTQSRIFYIKHADANDVVRTINPLITSQQRVRERESTLRRFFRRRDGEMDEAAAGAAGLPDEPALEPLDLDMAETGMEFDEDLQFSPYVTLSADDRSNAIIVYGTPFDLQQVEGLIEQVDRVLPQVQIEVVIAEVMLIKGQVSGLDTFGISYDNPFPFQVDGANNGGVQSRGGILGAAPNLDSTSGSAGDIGIGLNPFSLQAVFRVAKEDSNVRVLSAPTITTSHNRPASINVGEARPIITASTSSLNSNNLNTKSEVEYRDIGINLQVRPLVSDAGFIQMEIEQTVETVIDSQTIDGNEQPIIGTRRANSFVSVRDEEIIVMGGLQSEATIVSDGKVWILGDIPLVGRLFRPKKRTTTVRELIIFVRPNLVEGMHPNKLIQRQVENPGMGTEDVVTYLETGRFAGQLNEPPPQIPEEGEPMPGTTNAVREVSNEQ, encoded by the coding sequence ATGAAAATCAAACACACCCTCTTGCTTCCCGCCCTCCTGCTTGCTGCCTTCGCCGCGCAGGCGCAGACCAACGGCACCGCGACGGTTCCGCCCCGCATTGTGTCGGAACCGGTGGGGGCGCTCGATCCCGCCGAACAGGTGGGGCCGATCGTGCTGCGGAAAATGGCGATGAACCAGGTGTTCGACCTGCTGCAAACCTACAGCGGCCGGATCGTGATTCCCGCCGCCGGCCTGCCTTCGGTCACCTTCACGTTCCAAAGCAGCGGCACGCTGCGGCGCGACGAAGCCATCCTGGCGCTCGAAACCCTGCTCAACCTCAACGGCGTCATGCTGGTGCAGCAGGAAAACGGCTTTGTCCAGGCCATCCCGCACACGCAGGCGCTGCGCCGCGGGCCGGCCATGCTGGATCCCGATACGCCCGTCGGCGATGCCGAGCAACAGGTCTACGGGCGCGTGTTCGAACTCAAGCACCTGGATTCGAGAACCATGTATTACCAGGTGCGCAACCTGCTTTCGACCGGCGGACTCGCCACCGCGCTCGACCTCGAATGGCGCAATTCGTTGCTGATCTTCGACACCGACCACAACCTGGACTCCATCGGCAAGGTGATAGACATGCTCGACCAGCCGCCGGGGCATCGCGCCGAGGTGTTCGTGGTTCCCATCAAGAACGGCCGCGTGCACAACGTCTTCTATGCGCTCGTCCACGCGCAGCGCTACCGCGCCAATGCGGCGCTCTTCCGCGCGCGCTTCCACATCGATACCTCCGCCAACCACCTGGTCGTGGTTTCGCCGCCGGAAAGCAAGGCCTACATCGAGGAGCTCGTCGAAGCGCTCGACCGCGAGATTGCCCCGCTCACCACCAGCCAGGTGTTCACCATCAAGAAGGGCAACATCCGCACCATCTATTCCATTCTGGTCAGCATGATCCGCCACCAGCAGATCCACTTTTCCAAGCGCGGGTTCCAGAGTTCGGAAACCTATCGCCTCACGCAGCAGCTGCAAACCACGCCGCCTCCCGCCGAGGAGGGCGCCGAACCGCCCACCTCCACGCCGTCGGTCGATCAGGTCGTGGCCGATCTCGCGGAAACCGGCGCGGATGCCGAGCTGCAGTTCAGTCCCTACACCGGCGTTTGGCTCGACCACCAAAACAATGCGCTCGTGGTCTACGGCACCCCCGCCGACATGAAAAGCGCCGGCGAACTGATTGAAAAACTCGACACCGAAACCACGCCCTACACCGGTAGCGAAATCATCCGCCTCAAGCATGCCCATGCGCCGGGCATCGGCAAGTTGCTCAACCACATGGTGCAGGTGCAGCGCAGCCTGTTTGCGCGGCAGGGGCTGGCCAGCGGCGAGGCGCGCGAGGGGCAGGGCACCGAAAGCGCGGAGGATGCCTTCGAGTTCAGTCCCTACATGTATATCTGGACCGAGCGCGCCAACAATGCGGTCGTGGTCTATGGCACGAAGGACGATATCGCACGCATCAAGTCGCTCATCGCCAAGCTCGACATCGAACAGGTTCCGGTCACGCAGAGCAAGACGGTCGAGGTGAAGAATACGCAGGCCACCACCGTGGCCAGCTTGATCGCGCGCATTATCTATCTGCAACGCTACGCCTATTTGCGCGAGGGGATCTATGCCGGCGAAACCCGCGAAAACACCGCCGCGGCCGAAGGCGGCAACATGGAGGTCGGCTTTGAATTCACCCCGTATGCCATGGTGACCGCCGACCGCACCGGCAACTCGCTCTTCATCTATGGCACCGCGCGCGATATCCAGCGCGTCGAGGAGCTGCTGGTGGATCTCGACCGCGAAACCGCTCCCATCACCAAGAGCAAGGTCTACTATCTCAAGCACGCCGATGCCTACAGCCTGAGCCGGATCGTGGGGCAGGTGATCGACTCCCAACGCCGGATTTTCCAGAAGCGCGGCCTGCGTTCGGGCGAAGAGGAAGAGGGCCTCGAACCCGAAATCACGATGGGCTTCGAGTTCAGCGATTTCGCCACCGTGGTGGCCGACCGCCGCAGCAACAGCCTGCTGTTGTATGGAACCGATTCCGACATTGTCCGCGTCGATGCCATCATCGCCGAGACCGATATCCCGGTCGACCCGATCACCAGCAGCCGGGTCTTCGCCCTCAAGCATGCGGAAGCCAACAGCCTGTCGCGCGTGCTGCAGATCATCGTCAGCAGCCAGCGGGCCGCCATCCGCGCGGTGGAATCGGCCAGCGATAAGGTGAAGAATCCCGACGAGTCGGTCGGGGCGGTGGAGGGCGACCCCGCCGTGCAGTTCAGCCAGTTCCTGTCGATTGTGGCCGATGCCCGCAACAATGCGCTGATTGTCTATGGCACGCATGCGGACGTGGAGCACGTTGCCGCGCTCATTGAACAGACCGATGTCGAGGTGGCGCCCATGACGCGCAGCGAAGTGTTCTTCCTCGAAAATGCGCAGGCCCGCACGCTCTCGGCGATCCTGACGCGCATGATCCGTAGCCAGCAGACCGCGATGCGCCGGGTGCAGTCGAGTTTCCATGCGGTGCAATACCGCTCCGGCAACGAGGAGGAGGAACCGCTCAACGCCATGATGTTCGATCCGAACCAGCCCATGCAGTTCAGCCCCTATGTCTCCGTGGTGGCCAACGACCGCAACAACTCGCTGCTCGTCTACGGCACCGATTCGGATATCGGCCAGCTCGGCGAGATCATCGCCCAGAACGATATCGCCGTGGCGCCGCGCACGCAGAGCCGCATCTTCTACATCAAGCATGCGGATGCCAACGACGTGGTGCGCACCATCAACCCGCTCATCACTTCCCAGCAGCGCGTGCGCGAACGCGAGTCCACCCTGCGCCGCTTCTTCCGCCGCCGCGATGGCGAGATGGATGAGGCCGCCGCCGGCGCGGCCGGCCTGCCGGACGAACCGGCGTTGGAACCCTTGGACCTCGACATGGCGGAGACCGGGATGGAGTTCGACGAAGATCTCCAGTTCAGCCCCTATGTCACGCTTTCGGCCGACGACCGCAGCAATGCGATCATCGTCTATGGAACGCCCTTCGATCTCCAGCAGGTCGAAGGCCTGATCGAGCAGGTCGACCGGGTGCTGCCGCAGGTGCAGATCGAGGTGGTGATTGCCGAGGTCATGTTGATCAAGGGGCAGGTCTCCGGGCTCGACACCTTCGGCATCAGCTACGACAACCCGTTCCCGTTCCAGGTGGATGGCGCCAACAACGGGGGGGTGCAAAGCCGGGGCGGCATCCTGGGGGCTGCGCCGAATCTCGACAGCACCTCCGGTTCGGCGGGCGACATCGGGATTGGCCTGAACCCTTTCAGCCTGCAGGCCGTCTTCCGCGTGGCCAAGGAGGATAGCAATGTGCGCGTCCTCTCCGCTCCGACCATCACCACCTCGCACAACCGCCCGGCCAGCATCAACGTGGGCGAGGCGCGCCCGATCATCACCGCCTCCACGTCCAGCCTCAACAGCAACAACCTCAACACCAAGTCCGAAGTCGAATACCGCGACATCGGCATCAACCTCCAGGTGCGCCCCTTGGTCAGCGATGCCGGTTTCATCCAGATGGAGATCGAGCAGACCGTCGAGACGGTCATCGATTCGCAAACCATCGATGGCAACGAGCAGCCGATCATCGGCACCCGCCGGGCCAATTCCTTCGTAAGCGTCCGCGACGAGGAAATTATTGTGATGGGCGGCCTGCAATCCGAGGCCACCATCGTGTCCGACGGCAAGGTCTGGATTCTGGGCGACATCCCGTTGGTCGGCCGCCTGTTCCGCCCGAAGAAGCGCACCACGACCGTTCGCGAGCTGATCATCTTCGTTCGCCCGAACCTGGTGGAGGGCATGCACCCGAACAAATTGATCCAGCGGCAGGTCGAGAATCCCGGCATGGGCACCGAGGATGTGGTGACCTACCTCGAAACCGGGCGCTTCGCCGGGCAACTCAATGAGCCGCCGCCGCAAATCCCGGAAGAGGGCGAGCCCATGCCCGGAACCACCAACGCCGTGCGGGAGGTCTCCAATGAACAGTAG
- a CDS encoding PilN domain-containing protein — protein sequence MTEKNITEEPAVNRTGKRKKARTAPPLPPDPVRLVASARFYAESIMVPPGISSRDKSGFLEGEVEELSLFPLESTSWGYMENPRKLSGAQVLLYAAFREHVNGATDPDHARRFAVLPGFAVLLGRQWRKPTWLVLLEPECVTLVRMQPKANLPDFVRSRYGTRLDEDSEAAWELRERLLDEVAIDEDGERIEEGLVRAGRPAIDRRGAVVFPLERQRTPQAGWKRFGCGKLASEAALLAADVRDMHFLADERKRRRAVRQLRAFLRIAAVVLVLLGVFQYLYLKRVGATEALAAQSKAQRPAVKALQEQESLAKSASRLANPPLEIFEWLSVVNDPRPDTLFYTTAYADREANLGFSGEAPSVAVVNQYREALEKTGRFSMVEVKELNSAKQGVKFTIQVKVKPAAEVEPPPAEPQAEVGA from the coding sequence GTGACCGAAAAAAACATAACCGAAGAACCCGCCGTGAACCGCACGGGGAAAAGGAAGAAGGCGCGGACCGCTCCGCCACTGCCCCCCGATCCGGTGCGCCTGGTTGCATCCGCCCGCTTCTACGCCGAATCCATCATGGTTCCGCCGGGCATCTCATCGCGCGACAAGTCCGGCTTCCTGGAAGGCGAGGTGGAGGAGCTTTCCCTCTTTCCGCTGGAATCGACCTCGTGGGGCTATATGGAAAACCCGCGCAAGCTCTCCGGGGCGCAGGTGCTGCTCTATGCCGCGTTTCGCGAGCATGTGAACGGGGCAACCGATCCCGACCATGCGCGCCGTTTCGCCGTCTTGCCCGGGTTTGCCGTTTTGCTGGGGCGCCAGTGGCGGAAGCCCACCTGGCTGGTGCTGCTCGAACCCGAATGCGTGACCCTGGTGCGGATGCAGCCCAAGGCCAACCTGCCCGATTTCGTGCGTAGCCGCTACGGAACCCGGCTCGACGAGGATTCCGAAGCCGCCTGGGAACTCCGCGAACGGTTGCTCGACGAGGTGGCCATCGACGAAGACGGCGAGCGGATCGAGGAGGGGCTGGTGCGCGCGGGCCGGCCGGCCATCGATCGCCGCGGCGCGGTGGTCTTTCCGCTGGAGCGCCAGCGCACGCCGCAAGCGGGGTGGAAGCGTTTCGGGTGCGGGAAGCTGGCCTCGGAGGCGGCGCTGCTGGCGGCCGATGTCCGCGACATGCATTTTCTGGCGGACGAGCGCAAGCGCCGCCGCGCCGTTCGCCAGCTGCGCGCCTTCCTGCGGATTGCCGCGGTGGTGCTAGTTTTGTTGGGTGTCTTTCAATATCTCTACCTCAAGCGGGTCGGCGCAACCGAGGCCCTGGCGGCCCAGTCCAAGGCGCAGCGTCCGGCGGTCAAGGCCTTGCAGGAGCAGGAATCCCTGGCCAAGTCGGCGTCCAGGCTGGCCAACCCCCCGTTGGAAATCTTTGAATGGCTCTCCGTGGTGAACGATCCGCGCCCGGACACCCTGTTCTACACCACGGCCTATGCCGATCGCGAAGCCAACCTCGGTTTCAGCGGCGAGGCGCCCAGCGTTGCGGTGGTCAACCAATACCGCGAGGCGCTCGAAAAGACCGGCCGTTTTTCCATGGTCGAGGTCAAGGAGCTCAACAGCGCCAAGCAAGGGGTCAAGTTCACGATCCAGGTGAAGGTCAAGCCCGCCGCCGAGGTGGAGCCGCCCCCTGCCGAACCGCAAGCGGAGGTGGGCGCATGA
- a CDS encoding GspE/PulE family protein, translating into MQIDSVSNASGLGKIIRDLDPEAERIVETASREDKLNSLSAATGIEARELLAMLAHGCGLPLLTTFEPDLEGSTRFPDRLIHSCSALPIRPPEGHGQGRLCLATLWPPSARMERWVYAVCGREVDWFLVEPQRLTAVITKSFGVGAASLDESDTDGLDGGAEDEQEDENAAIIRFVNEVIQQAMRDRATDIHFEPRKEHLDIRYRIDGRLVPVNVPPNLVNFQSAIISRIKIMSRMNISEKRRPQDGRITYGKGRQEVDVRVSTLPTMYGESVSMRLLNEQSQPTSIQELGFLPDDEARIAKVLDLPHGIMLITGPTGSGKSTTLASFMRQIGTPDRRIITVEDPIEYEIPQINQTQVNSDIGLTFASALRSVLRQDPDVIMVGEIRDRETADIAVRASLTGHLVLSTLHTNDAPGAIVRLVDMGIEPFLIASSVKMVIAQRLIRRLCPHCAIPDDSPKEVIASCLMTLGMDQSLAAAADGLRLPAGCDACAGLGFRGRVGMFELLQVDETIHGLIVQRASAHEIRRQALLRGMRSLQACGWEHAANGRSALSEVMRYADMSESAEG; encoded by the coding sequence ATGCAAATCGACTCGGTTTCAAACGCCTCGGGCTTGGGCAAGATTATCCGCGATCTCGATCCGGAAGCGGAGCGCATCGTCGAAACGGCTTCGCGCGAAGACAAGCTCAACAGCCTATCGGCGGCGACGGGCATCGAGGCCCGCGAGCTGCTGGCCATGCTGGCGCACGGGTGCGGCCTGCCGCTGCTCACGACCTTCGAGCCGGACCTGGAGGGTTCCACGCGGTTCCCCGACCGGCTGATCCATAGTTGCAGCGCACTGCCGATCCGCCCGCCGGAAGGGCATGGGCAGGGCCGGTTATGCCTGGCCACGCTATGGCCGCCGAGCGCGCGGATGGAGCGCTGGGTCTATGCCGTCTGCGGGCGGGAAGTCGACTGGTTCCTGGTGGAGCCCCAGCGTCTCACCGCCGTCATCACCAAGAGCTTCGGCGTCGGGGCCGCCAGCCTCGACGAGTCCGACACCGACGGGCTCGATGGGGGTGCCGAGGATGAACAGGAAGACGAAAACGCCGCCATCATCCGCTTCGTCAACGAGGTGATCCAGCAGGCCATGCGCGACCGCGCAACGGACATCCATTTCGAGCCGCGCAAGGAGCACCTCGACATTCGCTACCGCATCGACGGGCGCCTGGTTCCGGTCAACGTGCCGCCCAACCTGGTCAATTTCCAAAGCGCCATCATTTCGCGCATCAAAATTATGTCGCGCATGAACATTTCCGAAAAGCGGCGGCCGCAGGATGGCCGCATCACCTACGGCAAGGGGCGGCAGGAGGTCGATGTGCGCGTATCGACGCTGCCCACCATGTATGGCGAGAGCGTTAGCATGCGCCTGCTCAACGAGCAGAGCCAGCCGACCTCGATCCAGGAACTCGGGTTCCTGCCCGACGACGAGGCGCGCATTGCCAAGGTGCTGGATTTGCCGCACGGCATCATGCTGATTACCGGCCCGACGGGGTCGGGCAAAAGCACGACGCTCGCCTCGTTCATGCGGCAGATCGGCACGCCCGACCGCCGCATCATCACGGTGGAGGATCCGATCGAATACGAGATTCCGCAGATCAACCAAACCCAGGTCAACTCCGACATCGGACTGACCTTCGCCAGTGCGCTACGTAGTGTCCTGCGGCAGGATCCGGACGTGATCATGGTGGGGGAAATCCGCGATCGCGAGACGGCCGATATCGCCGTGCGCGCCTCGCTGACCGGCCATCTGGTGCTGAGCACCTTGCACACGAACGACGCGCCGGGGGCCATTGTGCGTCTCGTGGACATGGGCATCGAACCCTTCCTGATTGCATCGTCGGTCAAGATGGTGATTGCCCAGCGGCTCATCCGCCGGCTGTGCCCGCATTGCGCCATCCCCGACGATTCCCCGAAGGAGGTCATCGCTTCCTGCCTGATGACGCTTGGCATGGATCAGTCGCTGGCGGCCGCGGCGGACGGATTGCGCCTGCCGGCCGGTTGCGATGCCTGTGCAGGGCTGGGCTTCCGGGGCCGCGTGGGCATGTTTGAATTGCTGCAGGTCGATGAAACCATCCATGGCTTGATTGTGCAGCGTGCATCGGCGCACGAAATCAGGCGGCAGGCGCTGTTGCGCGGCATGCGCAGCCTGCAGGCCTGCGGATGGGAGCATGCGGCGAACGGGCGGTCGGCGCTTTCGGAAGTGATGCGCTATGCCGATATGTCGGAAAGTGCGGAAGGATAG
- a CDS encoding type II secretion system minor pseudopilin — MIAMCLYIEQKQDAEARNPDRKHGAVLLIVLGVILLASWMLVQIIGRVTEEVALRGVDDQNDAIRAAAFQSLEITIGVLAEIQLLDGGLYSPAQGWASPLGYAGFPMAAVSNELALGSGGESEIRGVDEMAEFAFPPGIEVDVEIRDESGRLPLNQTSGERWKLLFEEMEIQPADAATLADCLLDWIDRDNETRLNGAEAGVYQRRDPAYLPANAPIEDLLELRLVEGFDRLFFDEHGVPNDLFRTFRNCVSMMEAGKVNLNTVHPLVLEVLAEELDFEAQRVADFVRGVDLEAGTSDDLVLRPGLDDPDVPTDNDGEPLDFSATCRYLTVHIASRSAGTVFNLSARLDTETPSGEQIYPMTILDLQTKGSTL, encoded by the coding sequence ATGATCGCCATGTGCTTGTATATTGAACAGAAACAGGATGCTGAAGCGCGGAACCCGGACCGGAAGCACGGCGCGGTGCTGCTGATTGTGCTCGGGGTGATCCTGCTCGCCAGCTGGATGCTGGTGCAGATTATCGGGCGCGTCACCGAGGAGGTCGCCCTGCGCGGGGTCGACGATCAAAACGATGCCATCCGGGCCGCCGCGTTCCAATCCTTGGAAATCACGATCGGGGTGCTGGCCGAAATCCAGCTGCTCGACGGCGGGCTGTACAGTCCGGCGCAAGGGTGGGCCAGCCCCTTGGGATATGCCGGCTTCCCGATGGCCGCCGTTTCGAACGAGCTGGCCCTGGGCAGCGGCGGGGAATCCGAAATCCGGGGCGTGGATGAAATGGCGGAATTCGCCTTCCCGCCCGGCATCGAGGTCGATGTCGAGATTCGCGATGAATCCGGCCGCCTCCCGCTGAACCAAACCTCCGGGGAGCGCTGGAAGCTGTTGTTCGAGGAGATGGAGATCCAGCCGGCCGACGCCGCCACCCTGGCCGACTGCCTGCTGGATTGGATCGACCGCGACAACGAAACCCGGCTCAACGGTGCGGAGGCGGGCGTCTACCAGCGGCGCGATCCCGCCTACCTGCCGGCCAATGCCCCGATCGAGGATTTGCTGGAGCTGCGGCTGGTGGAAGGGTTCGACCGGCTCTTTTTCGATGAACACGGGGTTCCGAACGATCTGTTCCGGACGTTCCGCAACTGCGTCTCCATGATGGAAGCCGGCAAGGTGAACCTGAACACCGTTCATCCGCTGGTGCTCGAAGTGCTGGCCGAAGAGCTGGATTTCGAGGCGCAGCGCGTGGCCGACTTCGTGAGGGGCGTCGACCTCGAAGCCGGAACCTCCGACGACCTGGTGCTGCGCCCGGGCCTCGACGATCCCGATGTACCGACGGACAACGATGGCGAACCGCTCGACTTCAGCGCCACCTGCCGCTACCTCACCGTGCACATCGCCTCGCGCTCCGCCGGAACCGTTTTCAACCTGTCGGCGCGGCTCGATACGGAAACCCCCTCCGGGGAACAGATCTATCCCATGACCATCCTTGACCTGCAGACGAAAGGGTCGACCCTGTGA